In the genome of Drosophila pseudoobscura strain MV-25-SWS-2005 chromosome 3, UCI_Dpse_MV25, whole genome shotgun sequence, one region contains:
- the lectin-46Cb gene encoding retinitis pigmentosa 1-like 1 protein, translating into MKHLLTALVVVLSAALPGEQILGSAKGCSRRYLRRINGKCYYFSVKKMNWHGALNNCLRKGLVLADLSNPRDFYGAVDFLSSKGNTEDFWFGGNDLQHEGRFQYISNGRLVRYFGNYSIVEPAEHSECDDCLEVRIRSNITVVADDNCLERQYFICSERYCSADSEEGAAGKPNHHSHEHLHHFHHDIGESAGEEEEGFNEAPPIGSGSGENDASNSEGAVEFPDLPDDATAGSTTPLSDILPEGLGGEAEPVEAPPATGEEVPAGDTGHGEEGGTTEEGAIEEYTLEAGEEGGEAAAGEGGEAAEGEDTIAGEGGEAPDTEGEAAPAVEGGAAPAAEGEAAPAAEGEAAPAAEGEAAPAAEGEAAPAAEGEATPAAEGDGAPAAEGEAAPAAEGGAAPAAEGDGAPVAEGEAAPAAEGGAAPAAEGEATPAAEGEAAPAAEGDGAPAAEGEAAPAAEGGAAPAAEGEATPAAEGEATPAAEGEAAPAAEGDAAAAAEGDAAAAAEGGAAPAAEGEATPAAEEGAAPAAEGEAAPAAEGEAAPAAEGEAPAARVPPAARAPLAAMHHII; encoded by the exons ATGAAGCATCTACTGACTGCACTCGTGGTGGTGCTGAGTGCCGCCCTTCCCGGGGAGCAGATCCTGGGCTCGGCCAAGGGCTGCAGCCGGCGCTATTTGAGGCGGATCAACGGCAAGTGCTACTATTTTTCCGTGAAGAAG ATGAACTGGCATGGTGCACTGAACAATTGCCTGCGCAAGGGCCTGGTTTTGGCCGATCTGAGTAACCCAAGAGATTTCTACGGAGCCGTCGACTTTCTCAGTTCCAAGGGCAACACGGAGGACTTCTGGTTCGGGGGAAACGACCTCCAGCATGAGGGCCGCTTCCAATACATCAGCAACGGGCGCCTGGTGCGCTACTTTGGCAACTACAGCATTGTGGAGCCAGCGGAGCACTCGGAATGCGATGATTGCCTGGAGGTGCGTATCCGCTCTAACATAACAGTGGTGGCGGACGATAACTGTTTGGAGCGGCAGTACTTCATCTGTTCGGAGCGCTACTGCAGCGCCGATAGCGAGGAAGGCGCTGCCGGCAAGCCAAATCATCACAGCCACGAGCATCTGCATCACTTCCATCACGACATTGGCGAGAGCGCCGGCGAAGAGGAGGAGGGTTTCAACGAAGCCCCGCCCATTGGCAGCGGCTCTGGGGAGAATGACGCCAGCAATTCGGAGGGTGCTGTAGAGTTTCCAGACCTGCCCGATGACGCCACTGCTGGCTCCACTACACCGTTAAGCGATATCCTTCCAGAAGGATTGGGAGGTGAAGCTGAACCCGTCGAAGCCCCCCCTGCAACTGGAGAAGAagttccggcaggggataccGGACACGGCGAAGAAGGAGGTACTACGGAAGAAGGAGCCATAGAAGAATATACGCTGGAAGCCGGAGAGGAAGGTGGAGAAGCCGCTGCGGGAGAAGGTGGAGAAGCTGCTGAGGGAGAAGACACTATAGCCGGAGAGGGAGGAGAAGCTCCTGACACTGAAGGAGAAGCTGCTCCGGCGGtcgaaggaggagcagctccAGCGGCCGAAGGAGAAGCAGCTCCAGCGGCCGAAGGAGAAGCAGCGCCAGCGGCCGAAGGAGAAGCAGCTCCAGCGGCCGAAGGAGAAGCAGCGCCAGCGGCCGAAGGAGAAGCTACGCCAGCAGCCGAAGGAGATGGTGCACCAGCGGCCGAAGGAGAAGCAGCTCCAGCGGccgaaggaggagcagctccagctgccgAAGGAGATGGTGCACCAGTGGCCGAAGGAGAAGCAGCTCCAGCGGccgaaggaggagcagctccAGCGGCCGAAGGAGAAGCTACGCCAGCGGCCGAAGGAGaagctgctccagctgccgAAGGAGATGGTGCACCAGCGGCCGAAGGAGAAGCAGCTCCAGCGGccgaaggaggagcagctccAGCGGCCGAAGGAGAAGCTACGCCAGCGGCCGAAGGAGAAGCTACGCCAGCGGCCGAAGGagaagcagctccagcagccgaaggagatgcagctgcagcggccgaaggagatgcagctgcagcggccgaaggaggagcagctccAGCGGCCGAAGGAGAAGCAACTCCAGCGGCCGAAGAAGGAGCAGCTCCAGCGGCCGAAGGAGaagctgctccagctgccgAAGGGGAAGCTGCGCCAGCGGCCGAAGGAGAAGCCCCAGCTGCACGAGTACCCCCAGCAGCACGAGCACCCCTAGCAGCGATGCACCACATAATCTAA
- the LOC4804452 gene encoding late embryogenesis abundant protein ECP63 isoform X2, with product MFPSRQNQTSLKNIGDKTASLFSKKKDEAEKLANDKAVEAQKLAEEQAKKVGQSVQQTKNEAEQLATSTAKEAAALATAEAQKAGQAIDQGVNRAAGAVNQTKQAVDNTVQQASAAAQNSKQVAANIADASQRAAANAVDQTKKAANDAINKSVKAAENVADQKLKQAEGAIDGALKQTSQAVDQKLNEANQYVDQKRGAAEKSFQEAASHAQESAGQQATQLLGKLNLAPK from the exons ATGTTTCCTAGTCGTCAAAATCAAA CCTCGTTGAAGAACATTGGCGACAAGACCGCCAGTCTGTTCAGCAAGAAGAAGGATGAGGCTGAGAAATTGGCCAACGATAAGGCTGTCGAGGCTCAGAAGCTAGCCGAGGAGCAGGCCAAGAAGGTTGGTCAGTCCGTGCAGCAGACGAAGAACGAGGCCGAGCAGTTGGCCACGAGCACAG CCAAGGAGGCTGCCGCTTTGGCCACGGCCGAGGCCCAGAAGGCTGGACAGGCGATCGATCAGGGTGTGAATCGCGCTGCTGGAGCTGTCAATCAGACCAAGCAGGCTGTGGACAACACCGTTCAGCAGGCAAGTGCCGCCGCCCAGAACTCCAAGCAGGTGGCAGCCAACATTGCCGACGCTTCGCAGCGGGCAGCCGCGAATGCCGTGGATCAGACCAAGAAGGCAGCCAACGATGCCATCAACAAGAGTGTCAAGGCCGCTGAGAACGTGGCCGACCAGAAGTTGAAGCAGGCTGAAGGCGCCATCGATGGAGCGCTCAAGCAGACCAGCCAGGCGGTAGACCAGAAGCTGAACGAGGCTAATCAGTACGTCGACCAGAAGCGGGGAGCCGCCGAGAAAAGTTTCCAAGAGGCCGCTAGCCACGCTCAGGAGAGCGCCGGCCAACAGGCTACCCAGCTGCTGGGAAAACTCAACCTGGCCCCGAAGTAG
- the LOC4804453 gene encoding uncharacterized protein, with the protein MNGARKSNSLKTVRLGDLVYDEQKRLLMLCRSCDNYFVRLQMFQKHLVDCSGVKHVVNSTDQLSYVEEKHETKLTNGGQELHIYNIEDVSSSVIDWEAELEDPRWYDDETRLSALPKPKTSHSKENEVGKRQLVIEKTPQIAAATRTIRRRQSPIHKHPTKKIKTEAVIVPHVMEDLKRLVATDTEVQPSPAVANGSVGKEATTNTTQQILSKLRACGVDVKRAKTQVIPTPTVDPDLAKKQKTLEIMRKLQSKGIKCTKIRGEYNAPKITEEFSTQKRGGEYPEPIIKSHPNYIIKEYDAPSMQDTPCSMKAESNIPKITKDYYNASKIKKLSYAP; encoded by the exons ATGAACGGAGCAAGAAAGTCCAACTCTCTGAAAACTGTACGTCTGGGCGACCTAGTCTACGATGAGCAGAAGaggctgctgatgctgtgcCGCAGCTGCGATAATTATTTTGTCAGATTGCAAATGTTCCAAAAACATTTGGTCGACTGCTCTGGCGTTAAACATGTTGTGAACTCCACTGATCAACTCAGCTACGTCGAGGAGAAGCATGAGACGAAGTTAACAAATGGAGGACAGGAG CTCCACATTTACAACATTGAAGATGTGAGCAGCAGTGTCATTGACTGGGAGGCAGAATTGGAAGATCCACGTTGGTACGACGACGAGACGCGCTTATCCGCGCTCCCCAAACCAAAGACATCGCATTCCAAAGAAAATGAGGTGGGCAAAAGGCAATTGGTCATTGAGAAGACACCGCAGATAGCAGCCGCAACGAGGACCATAAGGCGTCGGCAAAGCCCGATTCATAAACATCCAACCAAAAAGATTAAGACAGAGGCTGTCATTGTGCCCCATGTAATGGAGGACTTAAAGCGTCTGGTGGCCACTGACACGGAAGTCCAGCCATCCCCAGCAGTTGCCAATGGCAGTGTAGGCAAAGAAGCAACCACTAACACCACCCAACAGATACTCAGCAAACTTCGGGCATGTGGCGTCGATGTGAAGCGTGCCAAGACTCAAGTGATTCCCACTCCTACAGTAGACCCCGATTTGgcgaaaaaacagaaaacccTCGAAATAATGCGTAAGTTGCAATCAAAAGGAATCAAGTGCACGAAAATAAGAGGTGAATACAATGCACCAAAAATAACAGAGGAATTCTCGACTCAAAAGCGAGGAGGGGAATACCCTGAACCAATAATAAAATCCCATCCAAATTATATTATAAAGGAGTACGATGCACCCTCAATGCAAGATACTCCGTGCTCGATGAAAGCGGAATCTAATATACCAAAAATTACAAAGGATTACTACAATgcatcaaaaataaaaaagctGTCCTATGCACCATAA